One Brassica napus cultivar Da-Ae chromosome C2, Da-Ae, whole genome shotgun sequence DNA window includes the following coding sequences:
- the LOC125582228 gene encoding uncharacterized protein LOC125582228 — translation MGPCGEELEEIEEGEVVKGWLNATPGKTSKSPKTKSLEYGQVKIATRFSALVDVDDNGNLRDQEEGMDKGVVEGSTGFEITEVNEATDVNVTEVAEVTEAVEVTEVNEVTEVFKATEVLEDATEVLEDDNTKATEDTDSNGRVVVEDMKKKTDAHTEPRTAERISFADKVKQGMIAENSGASNKGLQFGALLETRVKESKSERIVSSVFKGWSFVNNYEFNRKGRIWVLWSPQMRVTPVFKSDQMITVSVLAEGETEEFLCSFVYAENTIERRKELWDDIKAHQNSPMFRNKEWIIMGDFNDILEEDEHSNHQVAGLSTPGMRDFEEVIQYCSLTDMGYQGPKFTWCNKREEGIICKKLDRILVNETWLNQRTQAYGVFEAGGCSDHLRGRFHLKPEATGKQKPFKFTNALAEMPELLAVVKDYWKDTQPLFVSTSALYRFSKSLKALKPLIRHLSKAKLGELSRKVKEAYQELRDKQEKVLNDPSQDTTRAELVAAERWQRISAIEEKLL, via the exons ATGGGGCCATGTGGAGAAG AGTTAGAAGAAATAGAAGAAGGGGAAGTAGTAAAAGGTTGGCTAAATGCTACTCCTGGGAAAACAAGCAAGAGCCCCAAGACTAAATCTCTTGAGTATGGTCAGGTGAAAATAGCAACGCGATTCTCAGCTTTGGTTGATGTGGATGATAATGGCAACTTAAGGGATCAGGAAGAAGGAATGGACAAGGGAGTCGTTGAAGGTTCTACAGGTTTTGAAATTACTGAAGTTAATGAAGCTACTGATGTTAATGTTACTGAAGTTGCTGAGGTTACTGAAGCTGTTGAGGTTACTGAAGTTAATGAAGTTACTGAAGTCTTTAAGGCTACTGAAGTTTTGGAGGATGCTACTGAAGTTCTGGAGGATGATAACACTAAAGCTACTGAAGATACAGATAGTAATGGAAGGGTGGTAGTAGAGGATATGAAGAAGAAAACTGATGCGCATACTGAGCCGAGAACTGCAGAAAGGATCAGTTTTGCAGATAAGGTTAAACAAGGAATGATTGCGGAGAACTCTGGGGCAtct AATAAGGGGCTTCAGTTTGGAGCGCTGCTGGAAACTAGAGTAAAGGAAAGTAAGTCGGAGCGTATAGTTTCATCAGTTTTTAAGGGCTGgtcttttgtaaataactatgAGTTCAATCGGAAAGGAAGAATCTGGGTTCTTTGGAGTCCACAGATGAGGGTCACACCAGTTTTTAAGTCAGATCAGATGATAACGGTTTCTGTTCTTGCGGAGGGGGAAACAGAGGAGTTCTTATGTTCCTTTGTCTATGCAGAAAACACAATTGAAAGGAGGAAGGAGCTATGGGACGACATTAAAGCTCATCAGAACTCTCCTATGTTCAGAAATAAGGAATGGATCATCATGGGGGATTTTAACGatatacttgaagaagatgaacacTCGAATCACCAAGTTGCGGGTCTATCTACACCTGGAATGAGGGATTTTGAAGAAGTCATTCAATATTGCAGTCTAACTGACATGGGGTATCAGGGGCCAAAATTTACGTGGTGTAACAAGCGCGAAGAAGGGATCATATGCAAGAAGCTGGACCGAATTTTGGTTAATGAAACCTGGTTAAATCAACGCACTCAAGCATATGGGGTTTTTGAGGCAGGAGGTTGTTCTGATCATCTCAGGGGACGATTCCATCTGAAACCTGAGGCAACAGGGAAACAGAAGCCTTTCAAATTCACTAATGCTCTCGCAGAAATGCCAGAGCTTCTTGCTGTTGTTAAAGACTACTGGAAAGACACACAGCCTTTGTTTGTCTCAACGTCTGCGCTATACCGCTTCTCAAAGTCTCTCAAAGCTCTAAAGCCTTTGATTAGACACTTGAGTAAAGCAAAGTTGGGTGAATTATCAAGGAAGGTTAAAGAAGCTTACCAGGAACTTCGCGATAAACAAGAGAAAGTGCTTAACGACCCGAGCCAAGACACCACACGAGCAGAGTTGGTGGCAGCTGAGAGATGGCAGAGAATCTCAGCAATTGAAGAGAAACTTCTATAA